In the genome of Raphanus sativus cultivar WK10039 chromosome 4, ASM80110v3, whole genome shotgun sequence, one region contains:
- the LOC108851651 gene encoding uncharacterized protein LOC108851651 isoform X2 → MAEFICLFGKIVIKQPKKSPLFLRMIVLVFAMVCGLYMCSVCLKQSSLQSSQLVPTPVDSHSSHHVITRIHYPKPQTFSRAECGHNPVRFFAILSMQRSGSGWFETLLNSHDNVSSNEEIFSVLDRRKNVSSIVKTLDRVYNLDWFTSASKNECSAAVGFKWMLNQGLLANHEEIVDYFNRRGVSAIFLFRRNPLRRMVSVLANSYDRYAKLLNGTHKSHVHSPEEADALSRYKPVINSTSLIHDLRETESLAAKALEYFNTTRHMVVFYEDLITNQTRLKQVQEFLNIPVKDLSSRQVKIHRGDLSVHIKNWEDINKTLNGTEYEKFLRADY, encoded by the exons ATGGCGGAGTTCATCTGTTTATTCGGAAAG ATTGTAATAAAGCAACCAAAGAAGTCACCTCTGTTCTTGAGGATGATAGTTTTAGTGTTTGCAATGGTGTGTGGTCTCTACATGTGCTCTGTTTGCTTAAAACAGTCCAGTCTCCAAAGCTCTCAACTTGTTCCAACTCCTGTTGATTCTCACTCATCACACCATGTTATTACTCGGATTCATTACCCAAAGCCACAGACTTTTAGTCG AGCTGAATGTGGGCACAATCCCGTGAGGTTCTTTGCGATACTGTCGATGCAGAGATCAGGAAGCGGTTGGTTCGAAACGCTGTTGAACAGTCACGACAACGTGAGTTCCAACGAAGAGATCTTCTCGGTTCTCGATCGAAGAAAGAACGTTTCTTCGATCGTTAAGACGCTTGACAGAGTTTATAATCTTGATTGGTTCACGAGCGCTTCGAAGAACGAGTGCTCTGCCGCGGTTGGGTTCAAATGGATGCTTAACCAGGGCCTGTTGGCTAACCACGAAGAGATTGTGGATTACTTCAACCGGAGAGGCGTCTCGGCTATATTCTTGTTCAGAAGGAATCCTCTGAGGAGAATGGTTTCTGTGCTGGCGAATTCTTATGACCGTTACGCTAAGCTGTTGAATGGAACTCACAAGTCTCATGTTCATTCTCCTGAAGAg GCAGATGCACTTTCTAGGTACAAGCCTGTGATTAACTCGACATCTTTGATCCATGATTTACGAGAAACAGAGAGTTTAGCTGCAAAGGCTTTGGAGTATTTCAATACCACTCGTCATATGGTTGTCTTCTACGAAGATCTCATAACAAATCAAACG AGGTTGAAGCAAGTTCAGGAGTTTTTGAACATTCCTGTGAAGGATTTGTCAAGCAGACAGGTGAAAATACACAGAGGAGATTTGTCGGTTCACATCAAGAACTGGGAAGATATAAACAAGACGTTGAATGGGACCGAGTACGAGAAGTTTCTACGAGCAGATtactag
- the LOC108851651 gene encoding uncharacterized protein LOC108851651 isoform X1 produces MFILDSDFNSNQIFGLLFDVNKIVIKQPKKSPLFLRMIVLVFAMVCGLYMCSVCLKQSSLQSSQLVPTPVDSHSSHHVITRIHYPKPQTFSRAECGHNPVRFFAILSMQRSGSGWFETLLNSHDNVSSNEEIFSVLDRRKNVSSIVKTLDRVYNLDWFTSASKNECSAAVGFKWMLNQGLLANHEEIVDYFNRRGVSAIFLFRRNPLRRMVSVLANSYDRYAKLLNGTHKSHVHSPEEADALSRYKPVINSTSLIHDLRETESLAAKALEYFNTTRHMVVFYEDLITNQTRLKQVQEFLNIPVKDLSSRQVKIHRGDLSVHIKNWEDINKTLNGTEYEKFLRADY; encoded by the exons ATGTTTATTCTTGATTCCGACTTTAATTCGAACCAAATCTTTGGTCTCTTATTTGATGTTAATAAGATTGTAATAAAGCAACCAAAGAAGTCACCTCTGTTCTTGAGGATGATAGTTTTAGTGTTTGCAATGGTGTGTGGTCTCTACATGTGCTCTGTTTGCTTAAAACAGTCCAGTCTCCAAAGCTCTCAACTTGTTCCAACTCCTGTTGATTCTCACTCATCACACCATGTTATTACTCGGATTCATTACCCAAAGCCACAGACTTTTAGTCG AGCTGAATGTGGGCACAATCCCGTGAGGTTCTTTGCGATACTGTCGATGCAGAGATCAGGAAGCGGTTGGTTCGAAACGCTGTTGAACAGTCACGACAACGTGAGTTCCAACGAAGAGATCTTCTCGGTTCTCGATCGAAGAAAGAACGTTTCTTCGATCGTTAAGACGCTTGACAGAGTTTATAATCTTGATTGGTTCACGAGCGCTTCGAAGAACGAGTGCTCTGCCGCGGTTGGGTTCAAATGGATGCTTAACCAGGGCCTGTTGGCTAACCACGAAGAGATTGTGGATTACTTCAACCGGAGAGGCGTCTCGGCTATATTCTTGTTCAGAAGGAATCCTCTGAGGAGAATGGTTTCTGTGCTGGCGAATTCTTATGACCGTTACGCTAAGCTGTTGAATGGAACTCACAAGTCTCATGTTCATTCTCCTGAAGAg GCAGATGCACTTTCTAGGTACAAGCCTGTGATTAACTCGACATCTTTGATCCATGATTTACGAGAAACAGAGAGTTTAGCTGCAAAGGCTTTGGAGTATTTCAATACCACTCGTCATATGGTTGTCTTCTACGAAGATCTCATAACAAATCAAACG AGGTTGAAGCAAGTTCAGGAGTTTTTGAACATTCCTGTGAAGGATTTGTCAAGCAGACAGGTGAAAATACACAGAGGAGATTTGTCGGTTCACATCAAGAACTGGGAAGATATAAACAAGACGTTGAATGGGACCGAGTACGAGAAGTTTCTACGAGCAGATtactag
- the LOC108852247 gene encoding extensin-like — translation MESSMFLMTVVFLCLVAFPTITIGKDLRFLPKPIQGWPHPSDFSRDVMFRSTSHKFNYGDSKVWKCVQSNGSGPAISISISPSTPSPLPSTPKTFPPPPTPSPPPPTPKISPPPTTPSPKISSPPPSPSPPPPTPIISPQPPTPSPPPPTPIISPQPPSPSTPPPTPIISPPPPTQSPKISPQPTSPSPPSPTPIISPQPPSPSPKISPQPTSPSPPSPTPIISPPPPSPSPPPSSPKMSPRTPTPSPKISPQPHSPSPPPPTPIMSPLPPTPSPSPIISSPSPPTPKMSPPPPTQSPPPSSPKISPPSPTPSLAPPTPKKSPSPPTPTPSLPPPTPKKSPSPSPPSRDDDEPSSPSQPSIPPPEHHHSHHHHHHHHQNPWEHFGSCVRHMGPVGVCRGQMAFSFYTRRFQVSDYCCNIVVNVKNECEDAIWGYFTDPYFIALVRFTCHIAY, via the coding sequence ATGGAAAGCTCCATGTTCCTCATGACAGTAGTGTTCCTCTGTCTTGTGGCTTTTCCAACCATAACCATCGGAAAAGATCTGAGATTCTTGCCAAAACCCATCCAAGGATGGCCACATCCGTCAGATTTCTCCAGAGACGTAATGTTTAGGAGCACTTCCCATAAATTCAACTATGGAGATTCCAAAGTCTGGAAATGTGTTCAGAGCAACGGATCTGGTCCCGCCATTTCCATTTCCATTTCACCGTCCACACCGTCACCTTTGCCCTCAACTCCAAAAACGTTTCCTCCTCCACCTAcaccatctcctcctcctccaactcCTAAAATATCCCCACCGCCAACAACACCATCTCCCAAAATATCTTCACCGCCGCCATcaccatctcctcctcctccaactcCCATCATATCTCCACAGCCGCCAACACCATCTCCTCCGCCTCCAACTCCCATCATATCTCCACAGCCACCTTCACCATCTACTCCGCCTCCAACTCCCATCATATCTCCACCGCCACCTACACAATCTCCTAAAATATCTCCACAGCCAACTTCACCATCTCCTCCATCTCCAACTCCCATCATATCTCCACAGCCACCTTCACCATCTCCCAAAATATCTCCACAGCCAACTTCACCATCTCCTCCGTCTCCAACTCCCATCATATCTCCACCGCCACCTTCaccatctcctcctccttcatCTCCCAAAATGTCTCCGCGGACTCCTACACCATCTCCTAAAATATCTCCACAGCCACATTCACCATCTCCTCCGCCTCCAACTCCCATTATGTCTCCACTGCCACCTACACCATCTCCATCTCCCATAATATCTTCACCTTCGCCTCCAACTCCCAAAATGTCTCCGCCGCCTCCTACACAATCTCCTCCGCCTTCATCCCCCAAAATATCTCCACCGTCGCCAACACCGTCTCTTGCGCCTCCAACTCCAAAGAAGTCTCCATCTCCACCGACGCCAACACCATCTCTTCCGCCTCCAACTCCCAAGAAGTCTCCATCTCCTTCGCCACCAAGCCGTGATGATGATGAGCCATCTTCTCCTAGTCAGCCATCGATTCCACCTCCCGAACATCATCACagtcatcatcaccatcaccatcaccatcagaATCCATGGGAACACTTCGGAAGTTGTGTGAGACACATGGGACCTGTTGGAGTGTGTCGTGGGCAGATGGCGTTCAGTTTCTACACTAGGAGGTTTCAAGTCAGTGACTATTGTTGCAATATTGTCGTCAACGTGAAAAATGAATGCGAAGATGCCATTTGGGGATACTTCACCGATCCTTACTTTATTGCTCTAGTTCGTTTCACTTGTCACATCGCCTACTAG
- the LOC108848314 gene encoding serine/threonine-protein kinase SRK2D, which produces MDPTTAAAVMPIDLPIIHESDRYDFVRDIGSGNFGVARLMTDRLTQELVAVKYIERGDKIDENVQREIINHRSLRHPNIVRFKEVILTPSHLAIVMEYASGGELYDRICNAGRFSEDEARFFFQQLISGVNYCHAMQICHRDLKLENTLLDGSPAPRLKICDFGYSKSSVLHSQPKSTVGTPAYIAPEILLRQEYDGKMADVWSCGVTLYVMLVGAYPFEDPAEPRDYRKTIQRILSVTYSIPEDLNLSPGCRQLISRIFVADPATRISIPEIKSHEWFLKNLPGDLMDENRMSSQFQEPEQPMQSLDTIMQIISEATIPAVRNRCLDDFMADNLDLDDDMDDFDSESEIDVDSSGEIVYAL; this is translated from the exons ATGGATCCGACGACGGCGGCGGCGGTGATGCCGATTGATTTGCCGATCATACACGAGAGCGATCGGTACGACTTCGTGAGAGATATAGGGTCTGGCAACTTCGGAGTGGCTCGTCTCATGACTGATAGACTCACTCAGGAGCTCGTCGCTGTTAAGTACATCGAGAGAGGTGACAAA ATTGATGAGAATGTTCAGAGGGAGATCATAAACCACAGGTCCTTGAGGCATCCTAATATCGTCAGGTTTAAAGAGGTGATTTTGACGCCTAGCCATCTGGCTATTGTGATGGAGTATGCTTCTGGTGGTGAGCTTTATGACCGCATCTGTAACGCTGGCCGTTTTAGTGAAGATGAG GCTAGGTTCTTCTTTCAGCAGCTTATCTCTGGAGTTAACTATTGTCATGCAATG CAAATATGTCATCGAGACCTGAAGCTGGAGAATACATTGTTGGATGGAAGTCCTGCCCCTCGTTTGAAAATTTGTGATTTTGGTTACTCCAAG TCTTCTGTTCTTCATTCGCAACCAAAGTCAACTGTTGGTACTCCTGCGTACATTGCGCCAGAGATTCTTCTTCGACAGGAATATGATGGCAAG ATGGCAGATGTATGGTCATGTGGTGTGACCTTATACGTAATGTTGGTTGGAGCATATCCATTTGAGGATCCAGCTGAGCCAAGAGATTATCGCAAAACTATACAA AGAATCCTTAGTGTCACTTACTCAATCCCTGAGGACTTGAACCTCTCACCTGGATGTCGTCAGCTAATCTCAAGGATCTTCGTGGCTGACCCTGCAACG AGAATCAGCATTCCAGAGATCAAATCCCATGAATGGTTCTTGAAGAATCTTCCTGGCGATCTGATGGACGAGAACAGAATGAGTAGTCAGTTTCAAGAGCCGGAGCAGCCGATGCAGAGCCTTGACACTATCATGCAGATCATCTCTGAGGCCACCATTCCCGCTGTTAGAAACCGTTGTCTCGATGACTTCATGGCTGATAATCTTGACCTCGACGATGACATGGACGACTTTGATTCCGAGTCTGAGATTGATGTTGACAGTAGCGGAGAGATAGTTTATGCTCTTTGA